From the genome of Leptolyngbya iicbica LK, one region includes:
- the purF gene encoding amidophosphoribosyltransferase, whose translation MTLRSPSPADPLAPLTTEVSRPDKPEEACGVFGVYAPTEDVATLTYFGLFALQHRGQESAGIATFDQGELHSYKHMGLVSQVFDDGKLKSLPGDYAVGHTRYSTTGSSHLANAQPAIAPTKFGEIALAHNGNVVNAANLKAELHESGYDFVSTADTEMIAYAMAEAVDAGQGWLNGAVSAFKRCQGAFSLVIGTPAGIIGARDSHGIRPLVLGILGDEPTQDGGPANYVLSSETCGLDIIGAHYVRDIQPGELVWITESGITSMQWDTEAERKLCVFEMIYFSRPDSVVNEETLYTYRMRLGEELARESPADVDLIMAVPDSGVPAAIGFSKESHIPYAEGLIKNRYVGRTFIQPTQSMREVGIRMKLNPLKDVLNGQRVLIVDDSIVRGTTSYKIVKALREAGATEVHMRISSPPVTHPCFFGIDTDNQDQLIAANLSVEEIAAKIGVDSLAYLSWEGMLKTTHQDPNSFCSACFTGNYPVEIPDPYKRSKLKFETAMPSPVAPV comes from the coding sequence ATGACTTTGCGATCGCCCTCTCCAGCGGATCCCCTTGCTCCGCTCACGACCGAGGTCTCTCGCCCCGATAAGCCCGAAGAGGCTTGCGGTGTGTTTGGGGTATATGCTCCGACCGAAGATGTCGCTACATTAACTTATTTTGGTTTGTTTGCCCTGCAACATCGCGGCCAAGAATCGGCTGGCATTGCCACCTTTGACCAGGGTGAGCTGCACAGCTACAAGCATATGGGCTTGGTCTCGCAGGTATTTGATGATGGCAAGCTCAAATCTTTGCCCGGCGACTATGCCGTTGGGCATACGCGGTATTCCACGACGGGGTCGAGTCATTTAGCCAACGCCCAACCCGCGATCGCACCGACCAAATTTGGCGAAATTGCCTTAGCCCACAACGGCAATGTGGTGAACGCCGCCAACCTCAAAGCTGAATTGCACGAAAGCGGCTACGACTTTGTCAGCACCGCTGATACAGAAATGATTGCCTATGCCATGGCCGAGGCGGTCGATGCCGGACAAGGCTGGCTCAATGGCGCAGTGTCCGCTTTTAAGCGCTGTCAAGGAGCTTTTAGCCTTGTGATCGGCACCCCAGCCGGCATCATTGGCGCTCGTGACTCCCATGGCATTCGCCCCTTGGTATTGGGCATTTTGGGCGATGAACCGACTCAAGATGGGGGACCTGCGAATTACGTCTTGTCCTCTGAAACCTGTGGCCTCGATATTATTGGGGCGCATTATGTGCGCGACATCCAACCGGGAGAACTCGTGTGGATCACCGAGTCGGGCATCACCTCAATGCAATGGGATACCGAAGCCGAGCGCAAACTCTGTGTCTTTGAGATGATCTATTTTTCGCGCCCTGATAGCGTTGTCAACGAAGAAACGCTGTACACCTATCGCATGCGGCTGGGCGAAGAATTGGCCCGCGAATCACCGGCCGATGTGGATTTAATCATGGCCGTCCCCGATTCTGGCGTACCGGCGGCGATCGGGTTTTCCAAAGAGTCTCATATTCCCTATGCCGAGGGCCTGATTAAAAACCGCTACGTGGGCCGTACGTTCATTCAGCCGACTCAGTCGATGCGCGAAGTGGGCATTCGTATGAAGCTCAATCCGCTCAAGGATGTGTTGAATGGTCAGCGGGTGCTGATTGTGGATGACTCCATTGTGCGCGGCACCACCAGCTACAAAATCGTGAAAGCCTTACGAGAGGCGGGTGCCACGGAAGTGCACATGCGCATTTCATCGCCCCCTGTGACGCATCCCTGTTTCTTTGGCATTGATACCGACAACCAAGATCAACTCATTGCCGCCAATCTATCAGTCGAAGAAATTGCGGCAAAAATTGGGGTTGATTCCCTAGCCTACCTCAGTTGGGAGGGGATGCTCAAAACCACTCATCAAGATCCCAATAGTTTCTGCTCAGCTTGCTTTACGGGCAACTATCCGGTCGAGATTCCCGATCCTTACAAGCGATCAAAACTCAAGTTTGAGACGGCCATGCCGTCCCCGGTTGCGCCTGTGTAG
- a CDS encoding flavin reductase family protein — MRQLGEIGMLDEQAKKTLLRKIPHGLYICGVRNGEDMNGFTASWVMQASFQPPLVVNCVKNDSGSHEMVKQSGVFALSFLEAGQKDMAQNFFKPQRRVGNKFEDIEFYEAPETGCPVIKDTLGYVECRVVGTVEHGDHTVFVGEVVGAAVHREGDPLLLESTGWNYGG; from the coding sequence GTGAGACAGTTAGGAGAAATCGGCATGTTGGACGAACAGGCTAAAAAAACGCTGCTACGCAAAATCCCCCACGGACTCTACATTTGCGGCGTGCGCAATGGTGAAGACATGAACGGCTTTACCGCGAGCTGGGTCATGCAGGCTTCCTTTCAGCCGCCGCTGGTGGTGAACTGCGTGAAGAACGATTCGGGCTCTCACGAAATGGTGAAGCAAAGCGGCGTGTTTGCTCTCAGCTTTTTAGAAGCAGGCCAAAAGGATATGGCGCAAAACTTTTTTAAGCCCCAGCGCCGGGTGGGCAATAAATTTGAAGACATCGAATTTTACGAAGCGCCGGAAACTGGCTGCCCTGTCATTAAAGACACCCTGGGCTATGTGGAATGCCGAGTGGTGGGCACCGTTGAACACGGCGACCACACTGTCTTTGTGGGCGAAGTCGTGGGTGCTGCTGTTCACCGTGAGGGCGATCCGCTCTTGCTCGAAAGCACCGGCTGGAACTACGGCGGCTAA
- a CDS encoding lipase family protein, producing the protein MDKFKRRQFLLGGVAAGTAATFGTEFVRRQRAEARQELIDTYAAQFYDPDDIIQAAVTGDTQMVEEFQAIQASAVFPPPPIPYNREMSKRLILLSRLATQQYITGRNDPSYDGSLQQLFDYDSSLDKYRLVTSFRGQERQVNDSIEIQVPQEVIDDPTLLNDPTALEDNLAQTEDVIRSGVTAAVKVGRKIDVFFGFLLESEEESILVFRGTQRTAEWVGNIYAVQEDYINPQTGESLGRIHTGFRRIADGIINPLAVDAVKQINPNKPCYISGHSLGSALATLLALDIALAVPELQPQLQVYVYASPRVGNPDFVNSYAQILPNTFRITNLADPIPTMPPTKLRAEFVHVGEEWSFLSQGGDILPNHIVDTYRRAVNAEVETNQSRNFPSSGVGDVTA; encoded by the coding sequence ATGGATAAATTTAAGCGTCGTCAATTTTTGTTGGGGGGAGTCGCTGCGGGGACGGCGGCCACATTTGGCACTGAGTTTGTGCGTCGTCAGCGGGCAGAAGCTCGCCAAGAGTTGATTGATACCTACGCGGCGCAGTTTTACGATCCCGATGACATTATCCAAGCGGCGGTGACGGGTGACACCCAGATGGTCGAAGAGTTTCAGGCCATTCAAGCTTCCGCTGTTTTTCCCCCGCCGCCGATTCCGTACAACCGCGAAATGTCGAAACGCTTGATATTGCTGAGTCGGTTGGCAACGCAGCAGTACATCACCGGGCGCAATGATCCCAGCTATGACGGTAGCTTGCAGCAGTTGTTTGATTACGACTCGAGTTTAGACAAATATCGCCTCGTCACCTCCTTTCGAGGGCAGGAGCGGCAGGTCAATGACAGTATCGAAATTCAAGTCCCTCAAGAGGTCATTGATGACCCGACCTTGCTAAACGACCCCACCGCGCTAGAGGACAATTTGGCGCAAACAGAAGATGTCATTCGCTCGGGGGTCACAGCAGCGGTCAAAGTCGGTCGCAAAATCGATGTGTTCTTTGGCTTTCTGTTGGAATCGGAGGAGGAGAGTATTCTCGTTTTTCGAGGAACCCAGCGCACGGCTGAATGGGTCGGTAACATTTACGCGGTTCAGGAAGATTATATTAATCCCCAAACAGGGGAGTCACTGGGTCGCATACATACGGGCTTTCGTCGCATTGCTGATGGCATCATTAATCCGCTGGCGGTGGATGCAGTCAAGCAAATTAATCCCAATAAACCCTGCTATATATCGGGGCACAGCTTGGGGTCTGCGCTGGCGACGCTGCTTGCCCTTGATATTGCTTTGGCAGTGCCGGAGTTACAACCGCAATTGCAGGTTTATGTGTATGCCAGTCCGCGAGTGGGCAATCCTGACTTTGTAAACAGTTACGCTCAAATTTTGCCGAATACGTTTCGGATTACCAATTTGGCCGACCCGATTCCCACGATGCCGCCAACGAAGCTGCGGGCAGAGTTTGTGCATGTGGGTGAAGAGTGGTCGTTTCTTAGTCAGGGGGGCGATATTTTGCCCAACCACATTGTTGATACCTATCGGCGGGCGGTGAATGCAGAAGTGGAAACGAATCAGTCGCGCAACTTTCCTAGTAGTGGCGTTGGTGATGTCACGGCATAG
- a CDS encoding ATP-binding protein produces the protein MFAFPFHRRLTRFSLLWVITVPFLVQTILTIAFIGYYSLRTSQKAIDDLAQRLMEDMGDHAQQEIERRLTLPNRINESNRVAILSQELNWTDPDQMARHFLSQSYGFQELDFIYFANATGGTVLAGQQVPGQWIIRQNQPFEAGPYYTYRADAQGARLPAINMQTYDARTRPWYQAARRERQAVWSPIYLFSSRQTLGISASLPVFTPEGRLLGILASDLSLENLNQFLQTLTSVDYETATTVYLMERSGDLIASSTDAPTFDISETNEVQRIPAVESQDELIRHSSQQLQALNPETLPLGHHRLRLNQTAHYFQVNRLQDDQGLDWVMVLVVPEAEFTQQVKESFKITIILFGFAGVASIGFGWLLYRGLLSPITRLCHEAHALTQGNWDFPITSEGSREFEQLSQAFQIMRQQAKDLNEANQELAQATRLKDEFLANMSHELRTPLNAILGMTEGLQEEIFGDVNEQQLKALGTVEKSADHLLALINDILDVAKIESGSITLEYSDVSVQHLCLSSLTFVKPQALKKSIRLQTDIPPDLPDICVDEIRIRQALLNLLTNAVKFTPEGGTVTLRAAMVALTDADASRPTHLRIAIADTGIGIAPENISKLFQPFVQVDSALNRKYEGTGLGLALVQKIVGLHGGQIGVTSELEKGSCFTMDLPYQPDVVIDRLAADSFRAQDSELTHPHEITLTTAPSTLILLAEDNAANVATLSSYLTAKGYCLLCTDNGQEAIDLALFHHPDVIVMDIQMPVMDGLTAIEEIRQQPSLREVPIIALTALAMAGDQERCLGIGADEYLSKPIQLRQLERVIRKLLAGRQSP, from the coding sequence ATGTTCGCTTTTCCCTTTCATCGCCGCCTCACTCGGTTTTCCCTCTTGTGGGTGATCACTGTTCCCTTCCTGGTTCAAACTATTCTCACCATTGCTTTTATTGGCTATTACTCCCTGCGCACCAGTCAGAAAGCGATCGATGATTTAGCCCAACGCTTGATGGAAGATATGGGCGATCACGCTCAGCAAGAAATTGAACGCCGCTTAACTCTGCCCAATCGCATCAATGAAAGTAATCGAGTCGCCATCCTGAGCCAGGAACTCAACTGGACGGATCCAGACCAAATGGCGCGGCATTTTTTAAGTCAGAGTTATGGCTTTCAAGAACTAGATTTCATTTATTTTGCCAATGCTACTGGCGGTACCGTGCTGGCGGGTCAACAGGTGCCCGGTCAATGGATCATTCGTCAAAATCAACCGTTTGAGGCCGGTCCGTATTACACCTACCGTGCCGATGCCCAGGGCGCTCGTTTGCCCGCCATCAACATGCAAACTTATGACGCTCGGACTCGCCCTTGGTATCAAGCGGCTCGGCGTGAGCGCCAGGCCGTGTGGAGTCCCATCTATTTGTTTAGCAGTCGGCAGACCCTCGGCATTTCGGCTAGTTTGCCCGTGTTTACCCCTGAGGGACGATTGCTGGGGATTTTAGCCAGTGACTTATCGCTCGAAAATCTCAACCAGTTTTTACAAACCCTCACCTCGGTTGATTACGAGACGGCGACCACGGTTTATTTGATGGAACGGAGCGGTGATCTGATTGCCAGTTCCACCGATGCTCCAACCTTTGATATCTCAGAGACAAATGAGGTACAGCGCATTCCAGCCGTCGAAAGCCAAGATGAGCTGATCCGGCATAGTAGCCAACAATTGCAAGCGCTCAACCCTGAGACTCTCCCGCTCGGTCATCACCGGTTGCGGCTCAACCAAACGGCTCACTATTTTCAGGTAAATCGTCTGCAAGATGACCAGGGACTGGATTGGGTGATGGTCCTGGTAGTGCCAGAGGCCGAGTTTACGCAACAGGTGAAAGAGAGTTTTAAGATCACGATTATTCTCTTTGGCTTTGCTGGCGTTGCCAGTATTGGGTTTGGGTGGCTGCTGTATCGGGGGTTGCTGTCTCCCATCACGCGCCTTTGCCACGAAGCCCATGCCCTCACTCAGGGGAACTGGGATTTTCCCATCACGAGTGAAGGGTCTCGAGAGTTTGAGCAGTTGTCGCAAGCGTTTCAAATCATGCGGCAACAGGCCAAAGATCTCAATGAGGCCAATCAAGAGTTGGCCCAAGCGACCCGGTTAAAAGATGAGTTTCTCGCCAACATGAGCCATGAGCTCCGCACGCCGCTGAATGCCATTTTAGGGATGACGGAAGGACTCCAGGAGGAAATTTTTGGTGATGTCAATGAGCAGCAGCTCAAAGCTCTCGGCACCGTAGAAAAGAGTGCTGATCACCTGTTAGCGCTGATTAATGACATCCTTGATGTGGCCAAAATTGAGTCAGGTAGCATCACCCTGGAATATAGCGACGTCTCTGTACAACACCTGTGTCTCTCCAGCCTGACCTTTGTGAAACCGCAAGCTCTCAAGAAAAGCATACGGCTGCAAACTGATATTCCGCCTGATTTGCCGGACATTTGCGTGGATGAGATTCGGATCCGGCAGGCATTGCTCAATTTATTGACCAATGCCGTGAAGTTCACGCCGGAAGGGGGCACCGTGACCCTGCGCGCGGCAATGGTGGCCCTAACTGATGCGGATGCCTCTCGCCCGACTCATCTACGGATTGCGATCGCCGATACGGGTATTGGCATTGCCCCTGAAAACATCTCAAAACTATTTCAACCCTTTGTGCAAGTGGATAGCGCCCTCAATCGCAAATATGAAGGCACTGGCCTGGGCCTGGCTTTAGTCCAAAAAATTGTCGGGCTACATGGCGGGCAAATTGGGGTGACCAGCGAGCTAGAAAAGGGGAGTTGTTTCACGATGGATCTGCCCTATCAACCGGATGTGGTGATCGATCGGCTAGCTGCAGATTCATTCAGGGCGCAGGACTCCGAGTTGACTCATCCTCATGAGATCACACTAACCACGGCCCCATCGACCTTAATTTTGTTGGCCGAAGATAATGCCGCGAACGTGGCGACTCTCTCTAGCTATTTGACGGCCAAAGGCTATTGCTTGCTCTGCACGGATAATGGCCAAGAGGCGATTGATCTGGCTCTATTTCACCATCCGGATGTGATTGTGATGGATATTCAAATGCCGGTGATGGATGGCCTCACAGCGATCGAAGAAATTCGTCAGCAGCCCAGTTTGCGTGAAGTTCCCATCATTGCCTTGACGGCGTTGGCAATGGCGGGTGATCAAGAGCGTTGCTTGGGGATTGGGGCCGATGAGTATTTGAGTAAACCGATTCAACTCAGGCAATTAGAGCGTGTCATCAGAAAGCTGCTCGCTGGTCGCCAGTCACCATAA
- a CDS encoding cytochrome b/b6 domain-containing protein, which produces MKPSHPYQPLLLRVLHGLTGLCLMAAIVTAYWTYEVYDGRWGRIPLPDYQAIEGLHGTFGLWTLLIFPAFLVYACRQGRRRLWQPQSWQQLAAVGKPIWWYTLNRLANTLALLALTFALYSGKMMDETWLPRGELNHAWYYAHLISWVVMVGAIALHLLLTAKVGGTPLLLSMLTWQYREKDSPQLWPAHITQTWVAFRQGAWRHWLSTKTAIGIMEMAILGSLMVAWVLPLFK; this is translated from the coding sequence ATGAAACCGTCTCATCCTTACCAACCTTTACTGCTCCGCGTTTTGCATGGCCTCACGGGCCTATGTTTGATGGCCGCCATTGTGACCGCCTATTGGACTTACGAGGTCTACGACGGTCGCTGGGGGCGCATTCCGTTGCCCGACTACCAAGCCATTGAGGGGCTGCACGGCACCTTTGGGCTGTGGACGTTGCTCATCTTTCCCGCCTTTCTCGTTTACGCCTGTCGTCAAGGTCGCCGCCGCCTCTGGCAACCCCAGTCATGGCAACAACTCGCGGCTGTCGGCAAGCCCATCTGGTGGTATACCCTCAATCGTTTGGCCAATACGCTGGCTCTGCTCGCCCTCACCTTTGCCCTCTACAGCGGCAAAATGATGGACGAAACCTGGCTGCCACGCGGTGAGCTGAACCATGCTTGGTATTACGCTCATCTGATTTCGTGGGTCGTCATGGTGGGGGCGATCGCGCTCCACCTCTTGCTCACTGCCAAGGTTGGCGGTACCCCGCTCCTGCTGTCAATGCTGACCTGGCAATATCGAGAAAAAGATAGTCCTCAGCTGTGGCCGGCTCATATCACCCAAACTTGGGTCGCTTTTCGTCAGGGGGCTTGGCGACACTGGCTGTCGACTAAAACGGCGATCGGGATAATGGAGATGGCTATTTTAGGCAGCTTGATGGTCGCTTGGGTGCTGCCCTTATTCAAATAA
- a CDS encoding TMEM165/GDT1 family protein, with translation MTFLEGFTAGLLLITLSELGDKTFFIGAILAMRHPRRWVFVGVTSALAVMTLLSVWIGQIATLFPQHYVQWVAIALFFGFGLKLLYDASQMSGQESLDDECEEALEAVQQREKGITSWSIRAVLVEAFTLTFVAEWGDRTQLATITLASANNPYGVLVGAILGHAICAAIAVTCGKLIAGRISERLLTALGGILFIGFGILAAFNGGA, from the coding sequence ATGACTTTTTTAGAAGGCTTTACTGCCGGATTGTTGTTAATCACGCTGTCAGAGCTAGGCGATAAAACGTTCTTTATCGGCGCAATTTTAGCGATGCGTCATCCCCGTCGCTGGGTGTTTGTGGGAGTGACCTCAGCGCTTGCCGTCATGACGCTGTTGTCCGTCTGGATTGGGCAAATTGCGACCCTGTTTCCGCAGCATTATGTGCAGTGGGTGGCGATCGCTCTCTTCTTCGGCTTTGGTCTCAAGCTGCTCTACGATGCCAGCCAAATGTCGGGCCAAGAGTCGCTAGATGATGAGTGTGAAGAGGCTTTAGAAGCCGTACAACAGCGGGAAAAAGGCATCACCAGTTGGTCGATTCGGGCGGTTTTGGTGGAGGCGTTTACGCTCACCTTTGTGGCGGAGTGGGGCGATCGCACGCAGTTAGCCACGATTACGCTGGCGTCGGCGAATAATCCCTATGGCGTGCTTGTTGGGGCAATTTTGGGCCATGCCATTTGTGCTGCGATCGCGGTCACCTGCGGCAAACTCATCGCTGGGCGTATCTCTGAGCGGTTACTGACCGCGCTGGGGGGAATCTTATTCATTGGGTTTGGAATACTGGCTGCCTTTAACGGCGGGGCGTAA
- the cysC gene encoding adenylyl-sulfate kinase, which yields MEHRGVTVWLTGLSGAGKSTITEALAQRLRDRQCKLEVLDGDIVRTNLTKGLGFSKEDRDTNIRRIGFVSHLLTRNGVIVLVSAISPYRAVREEVRATIGDFMEVYVSAPLEVCESRDVKGLYKKARAGEIKQFTGIDDPYEPPANPEVNCETHKESLDESVDKVIAKLEEMGYLPAGVPA from the coding sequence ATGGAACATCGTGGCGTAACCGTTTGGTTAACGGGGTTAAGCGGAGCCGGTAAAAGTACGATTACCGAAGCCTTGGCGCAGCGTTTGCGCGATCGCCAGTGCAAGCTCGAAGTGCTCGACGGCGATATTGTCCGCACCAACTTAACCAAAGGACTCGGCTTCAGCAAAGAAGACCGCGACACCAATATTCGTCGGATCGGGTTTGTCTCCCATTTGCTCACGCGCAATGGCGTGATCGTTTTAGTGTCGGCCATTTCGCCTTACCGGGCCGTGCGCGAAGAAGTGCGCGCCACGATCGGCGATTTTATGGAAGTTTATGTCAGTGCGCCCCTTGAGGTTTGCGAATCGCGCGATGTGAAAGGGCTTTATAAAAAGGCGCGGGCAGGCGAGATCAAGCAGTTCACCGGCATTGATGACCCCTATGAACCCCCGGCTAATCCCGAGGTGAACTGTGAAACCCACAAAGAGAGCTTGGATGAAAGCGTCGATAAGGTCATCGCCAAACTCGAAGAAATGGGGTATTTACCTGCAGGAGTGCCGGCTTAA
- a CDS encoding Pr6Pr family membrane protein produces the protein MGPSFAMRQYAKIAAIASWITIMLRFYLAIDTSLSDGTGIGSGIVSFFSYFTVLTNILVALAFTAGSIELNRPHPQLVTRLLRQPSTVTAIAVYITIVAAVYHILLSHLWDPQGLTKIVDVMLHSVMPAAYLIYWWLGVPKRSLRWRGALVWLMYPVGYSVYTLLLGAVRNKYPYPFSDVNALGYARVLLNSLSMFALFAIVSLVFISVGRLQTRPDKSSRST, from the coding sequence ATGGGTCCCTCATTTGCGATGCGTCAATATGCCAAAATCGCCGCGATCGCGAGCTGGATCACGATCATGCTGCGCTTTTATTTGGCGATCGACACAAGCTTGAGTGATGGCACGGGCATCGGTTCTGGCATCGTGAGTTTCTTTAGCTATTTCACGGTACTCACTAACATTCTCGTAGCTCTGGCATTCACAGCAGGGAGCATAGAACTGAACCGCCCCCACCCACAATTGGTTACACGGCTTTTGCGGCAACCCAGTACCGTCACCGCGATCGCGGTTTATATCACGATTGTGGCTGCCGTCTATCACATCCTCTTAAGCCACCTTTGGGATCCGCAGGGGCTGACCAAGATAGTAGACGTGATGCTACATTCCGTCATGCCCGCTGCTTATCTGATCTACTGGTGGTTAGGCGTGCCCAAGCGATCGCTCCGGTGGCGCGGGGCGTTGGTATGGCTGATGTATCCTGTCGGGTACTCGGTCTACACGCTGCTCTTAGGCGCTGTGCGCAATAAATATCCTTATCCGTTCTCTGATGTGAATGCTTTGGGGTATGCCCGCGTGCTGTTAAATTCCCTGAGCATGTTTGCGTTGTTTGCGATCGTCTCGCTCGTATTCATTAGTGTGGGCCGCCTGCAAACCAGGCCAGACAAGTCATCTCGCTCGACCTAA
- the fabI gene encoding enoyl-ACP reductase FabI, with translation MLDLTGKTALVTGIANNRSIAWGIAQQLHAAGADLGVTYLPDEKGKMERKVKDLVEPLNPSLFLPCNVQNDEQVAETFQAVKEKWGKVDILVHCLAFANRDDLMGDFSATSRQGFQTALDISAYSLVSLANAAKPLMTEGGSIVTLTYLGGVRVVPNYNVMGIAKAALEMNVRYLASEMGASNIRVNGISAGPIRTLASSAVGGILDMIHHVEEIAPLRRTVTQEEVGKAAAFLCSDLSSGVTGQILYVDSGYNIMGM, from the coding sequence ATGCTAGATCTCACTGGAAAAACCGCCCTCGTTACCGGCATTGCCAACAATCGTTCGATCGCTTGGGGCATCGCGCAACAGCTCCACGCTGCCGGGGCCGATTTGGGCGTCACCTACTTGCCAGATGAAAAAGGCAAGATGGAGAGAAAGGTCAAAGATCTCGTAGAGCCGTTGAACCCATCGTTGTTTTTGCCTTGCAATGTCCAGAACGATGAGCAAGTGGCAGAGACCTTTCAGGCGGTGAAGGAAAAGTGGGGCAAGGTTGACATTCTGGTGCACTGTCTTGCTTTTGCCAACCGCGACGACTTGATGGGCGATTTTAGCGCCACATCGCGACAGGGGTTTCAAACCGCGCTGGATATCAGTGCGTATTCATTAGTGAGCCTAGCCAATGCGGCCAAGCCTTTGATGACCGAGGGGGGCAGTATTGTCACGCTGACCTATCTGGGTGGTGTGCGAGTCGTGCCGAACTACAACGTCATGGGCATTGCTAAGGCCGCGTTGGAAATGAATGTGCGCTACTTGGCGTCAGAGATGGGCGCGAGCAACATTCGCGTCAATGGCATTTCGGCGGGGCCGATTCGGACGTTGGCATCGTCGGCGGTAGGCGGCATTTTAGACATGATTCATCATGTGGAAGAGATCGCCCCCCTGCGCCGCACGGTGACCCAAGAAGAAGTCGGTAAGGCTGCCGCGTTTTTGTGTAGCGATTTATCGAGCGGTGTGACCGGGCAAATTCTCTATGTGGATTCGGGCTACAACATCATGGGCATGTAG
- a CDS encoding histidine phosphatase family protein — translation MLVNRQRLVTASLLLFALAGCGPRSEPAAAPPDTPTSSTATPTAPASEAPAESSTDSTSSAIPEAQVVEGDIWSRLRQADTHYYVLMRHAIAPGTGDPANFQVDDCATQRNLSEEGREQARRTGAAFREQNVAVQQVLSSEWCRCLDTAELLDLGPVERFPILNSFFQDRSQGPPQTQQLQEFMVANRDEAGVTVLVTHFVNISAIAGSGVSSGELVVMQVNDDNEPEVVEAIGPF, via the coding sequence ATGCTTGTTAATCGCCAACGTCTCGTTACTGCCAGCTTGCTGCTATTCGCGTTAGCGGGTTGTGGCCCCCGTTCAGAACCTGCGGCTGCACCGCCAGATACCCCGACCTCCTCGACAGCGACACCAACGGCTCCAGCGTCCGAGGCTCCCGCCGAGTCAAGCACTGACTCCACCAGCTCAGCAATCCCTGAAGCACAAGTCGTCGAGGGCGATATTTGGTCACGGTTGCGACAGGCCGACACCCACTATTACGTGTTGATGCGTCACGCGATCGCCCCTGGTACGGGGGATCCGGCTAATTTTCAAGTCGATGACTGTGCCACCCAGCGCAACCTTTCCGAAGAAGGGCGGGAACAGGCTCGCCGCACGGGTGCCGCGTTTCGAGAACAAAATGTGGCGGTGCAGCAGGTGCTCTCTAGTGAATGGTGTCGCTGTCTGGACACCGCAGAACTCTTGGATCTTGGCCCCGTCGAACGCTTTCCTATCCTCAATTCATTCTTTCAAGACCGATCGCAGGGGCCGCCCCAAACCCAGCAGCTCCAAGAATTTATGGTGGCGAACCGTGATGAGGCCGGGGTGACGGTGCTGGTAACCCACTTTGTCAATATTTCTGCGATCGCGGGCAGCGGCGTCTCCTCCGGAGAACTGGTCGTGATGCAAGTGAACGATGACAACGAGCCGGAAGTCGTGGAAGCGATCGGGCCGTTTTAG